One Sediminicola sp. YIK13 DNA segment encodes these proteins:
- a CDS encoding rhomboid family intramembrane serine protease has product MGRLTDAIKHLLIINVLFFVATSLYGDEMYRLFSLWFPQNANFGLWQILSHMFMHGGLMHIVFNMYALWAFGTPLERMWGRNKFFFFYFSAGLGSALLHTAVNYYYFNEGMDVLVNSGITRSQVIEIISSGKYSPDWYNLAPQSTIDNFLSAFNTPAVGASGAIYGVLVAFGMSFPNSELFLIFLPVPIKAKYFIPVLIGLDLFSGITGYAIFGSGIAHFAHVGGALIGFLMMWYWKKNQFNKNRWD; this is encoded by the coding sequence ATGGGAAGACTTACTGATGCTATAAAGCATTTACTTATAATTAATGTATTGTTTTTTGTGGCCACCTCCTTGTACGGCGATGAAATGTACCGGTTGTTTTCACTTTGGTTTCCCCAAAATGCAAATTTTGGACTGTGGCAGATTCTTTCGCATATGTTTATGCACGGAGGGTTAATGCATATTGTGTTCAATATGTATGCCTTATGGGCTTTTGGTACGCCTCTGGAACGGATGTGGGGTAGAAATAAATTTTTCTTTTTCTATTTTTCTGCAGGGTTGGGATCGGCCCTATTGCATACGGCCGTGAACTATTATTACTTTAATGAGGGCATGGATGTTTTGGTAAACTCTGGTATTACAAGAAGCCAAGTCATTGAGATAATTTCAAGTGGAAAATATAGTCCAGATTGGTATAACCTAGCTCCCCAAAGTACGATAGATAATTTCTTAAGTGCCTTTAATACGCCTGCTGTGGGGGCTTCTGGTGCTATATATGGAGTGTTGGTGGCGTTTGGGATGTCATTTCCCAATAGCGAGCTATTCTTAATATTTTTACCTGTTCCTATTAAGGCTAAATATTTTATTCCTGTTTTAATAGGTCTGGATTTATTTTCAGGGATTACCGGTTATGCTATCTTTGGAAGTGGAATAGCACATTTCGCACACGTTGGTGGTGCGTTGATTGGTTTTCTGATGATGTGGTACTGGAAAAAGAACCAGTTTAACAAAAACCGTTGGGATTAG
- a CDS encoding alkaline phosphatase D family protein translates to MGKIVYYFILILLFNGCKSATKTKLLQPTVSDFTIAFGSCNKSSLNNLLWDDIVAANPDVWIWGGDIIYADTDNRKKLREMYLEQDRVEGYAFLKTKIPVIGTWDDHDYGLNDGGVEFNGKTWSQQEFLDFMDVPMDSPRRSREGIYATHEYTLPEGHIKIIVLDTRYFRTALTLDRETKKRNKPNDYGQGTVLGTAQWAWLQNELNNSKADFNVIVSSIQFLSNEHGFECWGNFPHEVDRLKGLIASSNAKGVIILSGDRHISEFSRTNVDGLAYPLIDFTSSGLTHVYSSFSGEPNPFRVGEVVNKKSFGLLNFDFNQKLVIFKMVGDNGELLGELEQSY, encoded by the coding sequence ATGGGGAAAATAGTGTATTATTTTATTTTAATTCTTCTGTTTAATGGTTGTAAATCAGCTACTAAAACAAAGTTGCTGCAGCCCACGGTTTCCGACTTCACCATTGCCTTTGGTTCCTGTAACAAGAGTAGTTTGAACAATCTTTTATGGGATGATATAGTTGCCGCTAATCCAGATGTTTGGATATGGGGTGGAGATATTATCTATGCAGATACGGATAATAGAAAAAAGTTGAGAGAAATGTATTTGGAACAAGATAGGGTAGAAGGATACGCCTTCTTAAAAACTAAAATACCAGTTATTGGTACCTGGGATGATCACGACTACGGTTTAAATGATGGGGGAGTAGAGTTCAATGGAAAAACATGGAGTCAGCAGGAATTCCTGGACTTTATGGATGTGCCAATGGATAGTCCCAGAAGATCACGGGAAGGTATATATGCCACTCATGAGTATACTTTGCCTGAAGGGCATATTAAGATCATCGTGTTGGATACCAGATATTTTAGAACCGCCCTGACCCTGGACAGGGAAACAAAAAAGAGAAATAAACCAAATGATTATGGACAAGGAACGGTACTAGGGACAGCTCAATGGGCCTGGCTGCAAAATGAGTTGAACAATTCCAAAGCAGATTTTAATGTCATCGTCAGTAGTATTCAGTTTTTATCCAATGAGCATGGATTTGAATGCTGGGGTAATTTTCCTCATGAGGTAGATCGTTTGAAAGGTTTGATAGCCTCCTCAAATGCAAAGGGAGTAATTATTTTAAGTGGGGATAGACATATATCGGAATTTTCCAGGACCAATGTTGATGGACTTGCTTATCCCTTGATAGATTTCACCAGTAGTGGCCTTACCCATGTTTATTCAAGTTTTTCTGGGGAACCAAATCCATTTAGAGTGGGAGAGGTGGTCAATAAGAAAAGTTTTGGACTTTTAAATTTCGACTTTAATCAAAAATTAGTGATTTTCAAGATGGTTGGGGACAATGGAGAATTGCTTGGGGAACTAGAACAAAGCTATTAA
- a CDS encoding DUF721 domain-containing protein, which translates to MAKRKNDNIPLSEALQEFIKVNKLQNGMDKVNVREAWANLMGNGVNNYTTSIELRNETLFVSLSSSVLREELSHGKSKIITLINEELGKELVKKLVLR; encoded by the coding sequence ATGGCCAAAAGAAAGAACGACAATATACCCTTAAGTGAAGCATTGCAAGAATTCATCAAAGTGAACAAACTGCAGAACGGCATGGATAAGGTGAATGTTCGGGAAGCTTGGGCCAATCTTATGGGAAATGGGGTAAACAACTACACCACATCCATTGAATTAAGAAATGAGACGCTTTTTGTTTCTCTCTCCTCCTCCGTACTCAGGGAAGAATTAAGTCATGGGAAATCAAAAATTATTACCTTGATCAACGAGGAACTGGGAAAGGAGTTGGTGAAAAAATTGGTCTTGCGATAA
- a CDS encoding rhomboid family protein, with protein MNTGNLKYQFARLSIAEKLIAINVVIFIFNGLLTFLLQLSPNTLMQWFELPKDFFDFLVQPWSIVTYSFFHAGLGHIFWNMVMLYFASRIFLNLFGPKRFINVYFLGVILGGLLFLLSYNIFPAFLGINTSLIGASAGVTAVLIFVCTYIPNQEVRIIFFNVKLWYIGVFFVLVDLIQIPTGGNAGGNLSHLGGALLGFVYARQLAKGKDIGEGFSRLVDSFANLFKKSKKAPLKTVYRKAKSTANATVDHDKESRQRKIDAILDKISKSGYESLSKSEKDFLFKAGKE; from the coding sequence ATGAACACAGGTAATTTAAAATATCAGTTTGCAAGACTGAGCATCGCTGAAAAATTAATTGCCATTAATGTGGTGATCTTTATTTTTAATGGCTTGCTTACGTTTTTACTTCAATTGTCGCCAAATACGTTGATGCAATGGTTTGAGTTGCCCAAAGATTTTTTTGATTTTTTGGTGCAGCCATGGTCCATTGTTACCTATTCTTTTTTTCATGCTGGGCTGGGTCATATCTTTTGGAACATGGTAATGCTTTATTTTGCATCCCGAATTTTTTTAAACCTTTTCGGTCCTAAAAGATTCATCAATGTCTATTTTCTGGGGGTTATTTTAGGCGGACTCCTATTTCTTTTGAGTTATAATATTTTTCCTGCATTTTTGGGGATCAATACTTCTTTGATAGGTGCCTCTGCAGGGGTAACAGCTGTTTTGATATTTGTGTGTACCTATATTCCCAACCAAGAGGTGAGGATTATCTTTTTTAACGTAAAGCTATGGTACATTGGTGTTTTCTTTGTTTTGGTGGATTTGATTCAGATTCCCACCGGAGGTAATGCAGGCGGAAATTTGTCGCATTTGGGAGGTGCCTTATTGGGATTTGTCTATGCGAGGCAATTGGCGAAAGGCAAGGATATAGGTGAAGGCTTTTCTAGGTTAGTGGATAGTTTTGCCAACCTCTTTAAAAAATCAAAAAAAGCTCCATTAAAAACGGTTTACCGTAAAGCCAAGTCCACGGCAAATGCCACAGTAGACCACGATAAAGAAAGCAGGCAACGAAAGATAGATGCCATACTTGATAAAATAAGTAAATCTGGATACGAGAGCTTGTCAAAATCAGAGAAAGACTTTCTTTTCAAAGCAGGTAAAGAATAG
- the ribH gene encoding 6,7-dimethyl-8-ribityllumazine synthase, which translates to MATANKNLSEYDKATIPSAKNFRFGIVVSEWNSEITEGLFNGAMETLLDCGASKDNIVRWNVPGSYELVFGSKKMIATQNVDAVIAIGSVIQGETKHFDFVCSATAQGIKDLNVITDTPVIFCVLTDNNLQQAIDRSGGIHGNKGSEAAIAAIKMAALGN; encoded by the coding sequence ATGGCCACGGCTAACAAGAATTTATCGGAATACGATAAAGCTACAATCCCAAGCGCGAAGAACTTTCGGTTTGGGATTGTTGTTTCTGAATGGAATTCGGAAATAACGGAAGGCTTATTCAATGGGGCCATGGAAACCTTGTTGGATTGTGGTGCCTCAAAGGATAATATTGTTCGTTGGAATGTTCCTGGTAGTTACGAATTGGTTTTTGGAAGTAAAAAAATGATAGCTACCCAAAATGTGGATGCCGTAATTGCTATTGGAAGTGTTATCCAAGGGGAGACAAAGCATTTCGATTTTGTGTGCAGTGCCACTGCCCAAGGGATAAAGGACCTAAATGTAATTACAGATACACCTGTTATATTTTGTGTGTTGACCGACAATAACCTGCAACAGGCCATTGATCGCAGTGGAGGGATACACGGAAACAAGGGTTCGGAAGCTGCTATTGCCGCTATTAAGATGGCCGCTCTGGGCAACTAA
- the mutL gene encoding DNA mismatch repair endonuclease MutL, which produces MGDIIKLLPDHVANQIAAGEVVQRPASVVKELMENAIDAGATSIKLIIKDGGKVLIQVVDDGVGMSDTDARLSFERHATSKIQCAEDLFNLSTKGFRGEALASIAAIAHVELQTKPSDTEVGTHIKIEGSKIAAQEVIVTPKGTSIAVKNLFFNIPARRNFLKSNSVELRHITDEFHRVALAHPSIHFYFYNNGSELFNLPLSNYRQRIVNIFGSKTNEKLVPVEEETQVVKISGYIGKPEFAKKSRGEQYFFVNNRFIKSPYLHHAVVAAFEGLIKSENHPGYFLYLEVDPASIDINIHPTKTEIKFDDEHTLYALLRSAVKHSLGQFNVAPALDFDQDLNLETPYAFKNRTAELPKVVVDSGFNPFKEEMQRGFRNSHQKESTKGWESMYVGLESKVGKEDSFSSVSFESDSITGSIFDGSQEVMESTTTTFQLRRKYIVTTIISGMVVIDQSRAHQRVLYEKFLKNITIKEAVSQQLLFPLTLSFSSSDMAIIEEIKESLATIGFGFGKADKEVLEITGVPLLVAESEVGMVLDQLIADYQQDVAGDNFSQTDILSKTLCKTLAVKTGEVLDKNSQLALVNDLFACKESKVSPFNKTIYITITENDIDKKFI; this is translated from the coding sequence ATGGGCGATATCATTAAACTTTTACCAGATCATGTTGCCAACCAAATAGCTGCCGGTGAGGTGGTTCAAAGACCAGCTTCAGTAGTTAAAGAGTTGATGGAGAATGCCATAGATGCAGGGGCCACCTCCATAAAGCTTATTATTAAGGATGGGGGCAAAGTCCTGATACAAGTGGTAGATGATGGTGTTGGAATGAGTGATACCGATGCCAGACTCAGTTTCGAAAGGCATGCTACCTCCAAAATTCAATGTGCAGAAGATCTTTTCAACCTTAGTACCAAAGGTTTCAGGGGGGAGGCTTTGGCTTCAATAGCGGCAATAGCCCATGTAGAACTGCAGACCAAACCTTCCGATACAGAAGTAGGTACCCATATAAAAATAGAGGGGAGTAAAATTGCGGCGCAGGAAGTGATTGTTACCCCAAAAGGAACTTCCATTGCGGTAAAAAACCTTTTTTTTAATATTCCCGCCCGAAGAAATTTCCTAAAATCCAATAGTGTGGAACTTAGGCATATCACCGATGAGTTTCATAGGGTAGCTCTGGCACATCCTTCCATTCATTTCTATTTTTACAACAATGGTAGCGAATTGTTTAATTTGCCCCTGAGCAATTATAGGCAACGGATAGTCAATATCTTTGGCAGTAAGACCAATGAAAAATTAGTCCCTGTTGAAGAAGAGACTCAGGTGGTGAAAATTTCCGGATACATTGGGAAACCTGAGTTTGCCAAGAAGAGTAGGGGAGAGCAATACTTTTTCGTCAATAACCGCTTTATTAAAAGTCCCTATCTCCATCATGCCGTGGTGGCAGCGTTTGAGGGACTCATAAAATCTGAAAACCACCCAGGTTATTTCCTATACTTAGAAGTGGATCCTGCGTCCATAGATATTAATATTCATCCTACCAAAACCGAGATCAAATTTGATGATGAGCATACCTTGTATGCCCTATTGAGGTCTGCCGTAAAACATAGTTTGGGACAGTTCAATGTTGCCCCGGCCTTGGATTTTGATCAAGACCTTAATTTGGAAACGCCTTATGCCTTTAAAAATAGGACTGCAGAACTACCTAAAGTGGTTGTGGATTCAGGATTCAACCCCTTTAAAGAGGAAATGCAGAGAGGTTTTAGGAATTCCCATCAAAAGGAGAGTACCAAAGGATGGGAAAGTATGTACGTTGGGTTGGAATCCAAAGTTGGGAAAGAAGATAGTTTCTCGAGTGTAAGTTTTGAATCTGATAGTATAACGGGTTCCATTTTTGATGGTAGTCAGGAAGTAATGGAGTCTACGACAACCACTTTTCAGTTAAGGCGAAAGTATATTGTGACCACCATCATTTCTGGAATGGTCGTAATAGATCAAAGCCGGGCACACCAACGTGTACTTTATGAGAAGTTTTTAAAAAATATTACCATAAAAGAGGCAGTAAGCCAGCAATTATTATTCCCATTGACCTTGTCCTTCTCTAGTTCAGACATGGCCATAATTGAGGAGATCAAGGAAAGTCTAGCTACCATAGGATTTGGTTTCGGTAAAGCAGACAAGGAGGTACTGGAAATTACCGGGGTTCCTTTATTAGTAGCAGAAAGTGAGGTAGGTATGGTTTTGGATCAATTAATTGCAGACTACCAACAGGATGTTGCAGGTGATAATTTTTCACAGACAGATATCCTTTCCAAAACCCTCTGTAAGACACTGGCGGTAAAGACAGGGGAGGTGTTGGACAAAAATTCGCAACTGGCCCTGGTGAACGATTTGTTCGCCTGTAAGGAGTCCAAGGTGAGCCCTTTCAACAAGACAATTTACATTACGATCACAGAAAACGATATTGATAAAAAATTTATTTAA
- the recF gene encoding DNA replication/repair protein RecF (All proteins in this family for which functions are known are DNA-binding proteins that assist the filamentation of RecA onto DNA for the initiation of recombination or recombinational repair.), producing the protein MFLKKLALINYKNFSSQNFEFDHKINCFVGPNGIGKTNILDAIYHLSFSKSYFNPVATQNIKHGEDFFVIDGEYEKNGREEKIICSLKKGMKKVVKRNGKAYDKLSDHIGFLPLVIISPADRDLIIEGSDTRRKFMDGVISQSDKSYLSSLMNYNKVLAQRNSLLKYFAANHTFDRTTLAVYNEQLDRYGTEIHNKRMSFLEAFIPIFKEQYEVISGAKEEVHINYDSKLLDDGLLNLLEGSLDKDRALQYTSVGVHKDDLNFEIEGFPIKKFGSQGQQKSFLIALKLAQFNFIKTQAKTTPILLLDDIFDKLDENRVAHIVSLVDDDYFGQIFISDTHADRTEEVVKTIHKSYKIFKL; encoded by the coding sequence ATGTTTCTGAAAAAATTAGCCCTTATTAATTACAAGAATTTCAGCTCCCAAAACTTCGAATTTGATCATAAGATAAATTGTTTTGTAGGGCCCAATGGAATTGGCAAAACCAATATTTTGGATGCTATCTATCACCTATCCTTCAGCAAGAGCTACTTTAATCCGGTGGCCACCCAAAATATAAAACATGGGGAAGATTTTTTTGTCATTGACGGAGAATACGAAAAGAACGGCAGAGAGGAAAAAATCATCTGCAGCCTCAAAAAGGGCATGAAAAAGGTTGTGAAACGAAATGGGAAAGCCTACGATAAACTTTCTGACCATATTGGATTTCTACCTTTGGTCATTATTTCGCCGGCAGATCGTGATCTGATAATCGAAGGCAGTGATACCCGAAGAAAGTTTATGGATGGGGTAATTTCACAATCGGATAAGTCCTACCTATCCTCCCTTATGAATTACAATAAGGTATTGGCACAGCGAAATTCCCTATTAAAATACTTTGCCGCCAACCATACTTTTGACCGCACTACCCTTGCTGTATACAATGAACAGTTGGACAGGTACGGTACTGAAATCCACAACAAAAGGATGTCTTTCCTAGAAGCATTCATTCCTATTTTCAAAGAACAATACGAAGTGATCTCTGGAGCCAAGGAAGAGGTACATATTAATTACGACAGTAAATTATTGGATGATGGTCTCCTTAATTTATTGGAAGGCAGCCTAGATAAGGACAGGGCCTTGCAATATACATCCGTTGGGGTCCACAAGGACGACCTCAACTTTGAAATTGAAGGATTTCCCATTAAAAAATTTGGTTCCCAGGGACAGCAGAAATCTTTTCTGATCGCATTGAAATTGGCCCAGTTCAATTTTATAAAAACCCAGGCAAAAACAACCCCGATCTTACTTTTGGATGATATTTTTGACAAACTGGACGAAAATAGGGTAGCACATATTGTTTCCTTGGTAGATGATGATTATTTTGGTCAAATATTTATCAGCGACACCCACGCCGACCGCACGGAAGAAGTTGTAAAAACCATTCATAAGTCGTATAAAATTTTTAAATTATAG
- a CDS encoding tetratricopeptide repeat protein, with protein MATYNKRGYKPKNKAEEIELDEQNSTTAEVFSTLDESASKTEEWVSQNQNYILGVIGVIAVAVLGYLAYNQFVIKPMEASADNEMYYPQQYFDQALNSTTERDSLFTLSLNGAEGKYGFLDIIEEYSGTKAANVASYSAGMAYLNMQNYQEAINHLEDFSSDDAILGALAKGGLGDAFVQLNQPEDALSYYEKAVAHSDNSFTAPKFLYKAGITALELNQSDKALEYFQRIKDDYASSDEARTIDVFIGKSQKQ; from the coding sequence ATGGCAACATACAATAAGAGAGGTTACAAACCAAAGAACAAAGCTGAAGAGATTGAATTGGATGAACAGAACAGTACAACCGCGGAAGTTTTTAGTACTCTGGACGAAAGTGCTTCCAAAACCGAAGAGTGGGTTTCACAAAATCAAAACTACATTCTAGGTGTCATTGGTGTAATAGCAGTAGCCGTTTTGGGATATTTGGCCTACAATCAATTTGTGATTAAACCAATGGAGGCGAGTGCAGATAATGAAATGTACTACCCCCAACAATATTTTGATCAAGCATTGAACAGCACTACAGAGCGAGATTCATTGTTCACCCTTTCCCTTAATGGTGCAGAAGGAAAATACGGATTCTTGGATATTATAGAGGAATACAGCGGTACAAAGGCCGCCAATGTCGCAAGTTATTCTGCAGGGATGGCTTATCTGAACATGCAGAACTATCAGGAAGCAATCAATCATTTGGAAGATTTCTCCTCTGATGATGCTATTTTGGGAGCTCTTGCAAAAGGAGGACTTGGAGATGCTTTTGTACAATTGAACCAACCTGAAGATGCCCTTTCTTATTATGAGAAAGCTGTAGCTCACAGTGACAATAGTTTTACTGCGCCAAAATTCTTGTACAAGGCAGGTATCACAGCTTTGGAATTAAACCAGAGTGATAAGGCACTGGAATACTTTCAAAGAATTAAGGATGACTATGCTTCTTCTGATGAAGCCAGAACGATAGATGTTTTTATCGGAAAGTCCCAAAAACAATAA
- a CDS encoding nucleoside-diphosphate kinase: MITNRTFTMIKPDAVENGHIGAILEKITSAGFKIAAMKYTQLSLRDAQEFYGVHRERPFFGELVDFMTRGPIVAAILEKENAVEDFRALIGATNPADAAEGTIRKLFATSIGENAVHGSDSDENAAIEGAFHFAGREIY; encoded by the coding sequence ATGATTACAAACAGAACATTTACCATGATTAAGCCCGATGCGGTTGAGAATGGACATATCGGTGCAATTTTGGAGAAAATAACGTCTGCAGGATTTAAAATTGCTGCTATGAAATACACACAGTTGAGTTTAAGGGATGCACAAGAATTTTATGGCGTTCACAGAGAGCGTCCATTTTTTGGAGAATTGGTAGACTTTATGACCAGAGGTCCAATTGTGGCTGCTATCTTGGAAAAAGAAAATGCAGTGGAAGATTTTAGAGCTCTTATCGGAGCTACAAATCCTGCTGATGCAGCTGAAGGTACTATTCGTAAATTGTTTGCCACCTCAATAGGAGAGAATGCAGTGCATGGTTCGGATAGCGATGAGAATGCAGCTATAGAAGGTGCTTTTCATTTTGCAGGAAGAGAAATCTACTAG